One stretch of Sandaracinaceae bacterium DNA includes these proteins:
- a CDS encoding ABC transporter ATP-binding protein: MPDAIELDALTVRFGDVVAVHDLTLSVREGELLMLLGGSGSGKTTTLECINALVTPSAGEVRLRGEDVRSLEPHVLRRRVGYCFQAIGLFPHMTVAENVGVTPRLLGWPEERTTARVEDLLARVALPYADYAHRLPDALSGGQRQRVGVARALAAEPEVVLFDEPFGALDPITREQLQSELLTLKDALGLTCVFVTHDVLEALTLGDRIAVLREGALLQVGTPRELAEAPADPYVTALLEAPRRALDRLA; this comes from the coding sequence ATGCCTGACGCGATCGAGCTCGACGCGCTCACCGTTCGCTTCGGGGACGTCGTCGCGGTTCATGACCTCACGCTCTCGGTGCGCGAGGGCGAGCTGCTCATGCTCCTCGGCGGCTCCGGCAGCGGCAAGACGACGACGCTGGAGTGCATCAACGCGCTGGTCACGCCGAGCGCGGGAGAGGTGCGTCTGCGGGGAGAGGACGTGCGCTCCCTCGAGCCCCACGTCCTGCGGCGGCGCGTCGGCTACTGCTTCCAGGCGATCGGGCTCTTCCCCCACATGACGGTGGCGGAGAACGTCGGCGTCACGCCAAGGCTGCTCGGCTGGCCAGAGGAGCGCACGACGGCGCGCGTCGAGGATCTGCTCGCGCGGGTCGCGCTGCCCTACGCCGACTACGCGCATCGCCTCCCGGACGCCCTGAGCGGCGGGCAGCGACAGCGGGTCGGGGTGGCGCGCGCGCTCGCGGCCGAGCCCGAGGTGGTGCTCTTCGACGAGCCCTTCGGCGCGCTCGACCCGATCACGCGTGAGCAATTGCAATCCGAGCTGCTCACGCTCAAGGACGCGCTCGGGCTCACCTGCGTCTTCGTCACGCACGACGTGCTGGAGGCGCTCACCCTCGGCGACCGCATCGCGGTCTTGCGGGAGGGCGCGCTGCTCCAGGTCGGCACCCCGCGCGAGCTCGCCGAGGCCCCCGCCGATCCCTACGTCACGGCGCTCCTCGAGGCGCCGCGCCGCGCGCTGGATCGCCTCGCGTGA